The Periplaneta americana isolate PAMFEO1 chromosome 2, P.americana_PAMFEO1_priV1, whole genome shotgun sequence genome has a window encoding:
- the LOC138695134 gene encoding protein rolling stone-like isoform X5 → MDRLEFSDVLWSPDWQSRVRVHLVYLTYRWFLALLFVATMIFSICDTGRSPKSTGLRYISKWPIYLTNWGYTVCTLQAVLGAYLLTQRLIMERKPGFTANASQMSLSYKVYWALNTTGVVMAIGISVAYWLTVYDPALHSLDALNLMVHAFNSVLMVTDLFLVAHPFRLLHCYWPFLVTVCYVVFSFIYYESGGTDRHDRPFVYPLLDWRLPKRTAASSVFGLVFVLTVHCAAWVLFLLRKWITLTVRKKPYTDKGGLAAPELQPALGVDDTVC, encoded by the exons TGGCAGAGCAGAGTGCGGGTGCATCTAGTCTACCTGACCTACCGATGGTTCCTAGCGCTGCTGTTCGTGGCCACGATGATCTTCTCCATCTGCGACACAGGGCGCAGCCCCAAGAGCACGGGCCTGCGCTACATCAGCAAGTGGCCCATCTACCTCACCAACTGGGGCTACACCGTGTGCACCCTGCAGGCGGTGCTGGGCGCCTACCTGCTCACCCAGCGCCTCATCATGGAGCGCAAGCCAG GTTTCACAGCCAACGCCTCACAGATGTCTCTGAGCTATAAAGTTTACTGGGCTCTAAACACGACTGGAGTTGTCATGGCCATTGGCATTTCAGTTGCATACTGGCTCACAGTGTATGATCCAG CCCTCCACTCTCTGGACGCCCTGAACCTCATGGTCCACGCTTTCAACTCCGTGTTGATGGTGACAGATCTCTTCCTAGTCGCTCACCCCTTCAGGCTCCTGCACTGCTATTGGCCATTCCTGGTGACTGTCTGCTACGTCgtgttcagttttatttattatgaatCGGGCGGCACCGACCGCCACGACCGGCCGTTTGTGTATCCGCTGCTGGACTGGCGCCTGCCGAAGCGCACGGCGGCCTCCTCGGTGTTCGGGCTGGTGTTCGTGCTCACGGTGCACTGCGCGGCCTGGGTTCTGTTCCTGCTGCGCAAGTGGATCACGCTCACTGTGAGGAAGAAGCCGTACACAGACAAGGGCGGCCTCGCGGCGCCCGAACTGCAGCCAGCTCTGGGAGTGGACGACACCGTCTGCTGA
- the LOC138695134 gene encoding protein rolling stone-like isoform X4 — protein sequence MRRSPPDPSEGRGPVSRSTTAPEDTRSPWQSRVRVHLVYLTYRWFLALLFVATMIFSICDTGRSPKSTGLRYISKWPIYLTNWGYTVCTLQAVLGAYLLTQRLIMERKPGFTANASQMSLSYKVYWALNTTGVVMAIGISVAYWLTVYDPALHSLDALNLMVHAFNSVLMVTDLFLVAHPFRLLHCYWPFLVTVCYVVFSFIYYESGGTDRHDRPFVYPLLDWRLPKRTAASSVFGLVFVLTVHCAAWVLFLLRKWITLTVRKKPYTDKGGLAAPELQPALGVDDTVC from the exons TGGCAGAGCAGAGTGCGGGTGCATCTAGTCTACCTGACCTACCGATGGTTCCTAGCGCTGCTGTTCGTGGCCACGATGATCTTCTCCATCTGCGACACAGGGCGCAGCCCCAAGAGCACGGGCCTGCGCTACATCAGCAAGTGGCCCATCTACCTCACCAACTGGGGCTACACCGTGTGCACCCTGCAGGCGGTGCTGGGCGCCTACCTGCTCACCCAGCGCCTCATCATGGAGCGCAAGCCAG GTTTCACAGCCAACGCCTCACAGATGTCTCTGAGCTATAAAGTTTACTGGGCTCTAAACACGACTGGAGTTGTCATGGCCATTGGCATTTCAGTTGCATACTGGCTCACAGTGTATGATCCAG CCCTCCACTCTCTGGACGCCCTGAACCTCATGGTCCACGCTTTCAACTCCGTGTTGATGGTGACAGATCTCTTCCTAGTCGCTCACCCCTTCAGGCTCCTGCACTGCTATTGGCCATTCCTGGTGACTGTCTGCTACGTCgtgttcagttttatttattatgaatCGGGCGGCACCGACCGCCACGACCGGCCGTTTGTGTATCCGCTGCTGGACTGGCGCCTGCCGAAGCGCACGGCGGCCTCCTCGGTGTTCGGGCTGGTGTTCGTGCTCACGGTGCACTGCGCGGCCTGGGTTCTGTTCCTGCTGCGCAAGTGGATCACGCTCACTGTGAGGAAGAAGCCGTACACAGACAAGGGCGGCCTCGCGGCGCCCGAACTGCAGCCAGCTCTGGGAGTGGACGACACCGTCTGCTGA